Proteins encoded by one window of Nocardia goodfellowii:
- a CDS encoding AAA family ATPase yields the protein MRLHRLEMTAFGPFADTTVVDFDALGADGLFLLHGQTGAGKTTVLDAIAFALYGRVPGARGESKRLHSDHAPEQTPPQVVLEATLGGRRLRLTRIPEFERPKLRGTGMRTEPAKATLAWLDGSGENLSRIPDIGEEIVRLLGMSADQFFQVVLLPQGDFARFLRADNEDREKLLEKLFDTERFGTAEQWLADKRRASAADLEKRRQGIERLIAQIRGAAGLSVTESVGLLESVGWSQDLLATARADLAAATAETERCQEESTRVGKRAEEQRRLHELRRRMTTARAQLDDYAARTDHRAGLQAELAAARRAQPVADAIDEARSAVMTSRRRDGEKRDAAARLVAALVEPAAKEVGGGELLSAAMTDEPFDTGAAADSGLGNRAPDLRPDADVDAAIRHWSTQIGALEEISADASTATELTTELTGLREEDTALGGRVGKLTRLREQLPASITTIEARLREATEAVALLPALTADCERLQTAATAAVELAGHRQTLDRARIDFETARAAHNDAKERVLDLRERRLAGMAAELAGQLSEGLPCAVCGSADHPAPAQPTSDAVSKEAEEAAEAAARTAEENRDQVLARITELERDIEGLIARGGDTDRVELAAALRAATDRYEDASESATLAEGLTAELARLRADESRLHDELRATESRRSTVTTQIGAIAARLAELTDRLRAAAGTDGTIDRRRARLNTLITLATTFRDARAQAASARQAVTTIATRVETLARAAGFTLDPDIARSIGAAEAEAATGTEAATGTDATTGADAATGTDATTGTDAATGTDATTGTDATTGTDATTGTDATTRTDATTGTGGTTRTDATTDYNAAPMRDVVRVDGPPRDDVALLTAYAKVVTAASRTIQRQNDIEAELVAADRARAHADAVLAEPEVQAAASAEPGDLAELENAVAAARSALNAAVAAHSDAARRVKLLEELGTQLWTEVDRIAPLQRAHDELAGLAEVVAGRGENNRRMSLRSYVLAARLEEVALAGSVRLRRMSMGRYEFVHTDKAGPRGRRGGLGLDIRDDYTGAIRPAKTLSGGETFMASLSLALGLADTVAAESGGIVLDTLFIDEGFGGLDADTLDAVMGVLDELRSNGRVVGVVSHVDEMRQRIPSRLHVRRTPTGSHLHTIVA from the coding sequence ATGAGGCTGCATCGGCTGGAGATGACAGCGTTCGGGCCCTTCGCCGATACCACCGTGGTGGACTTCGACGCGCTCGGCGCCGACGGGTTGTTTCTGCTGCACGGTCAAACCGGCGCGGGCAAGACCACAGTGCTCGACGCGATCGCGTTCGCGCTCTACGGCCGGGTGCCGGGTGCGCGCGGGGAGAGCAAGCGCCTGCATTCCGATCACGCGCCGGAACAGACCCCGCCCCAGGTGGTGCTGGAAGCGACGCTCGGCGGAAGGCGCTTGCGGCTCACCAGGATTCCCGAATTCGAGCGTCCCAAGCTGCGCGGCACCGGCATGCGTACCGAGCCGGCCAAGGCCACGCTGGCCTGGCTGGACGGGAGCGGCGAGAATCTGTCCCGCATTCCCGACATCGGTGAGGAGATCGTCCGGCTGCTCGGCATGAGCGCCGACCAGTTCTTCCAAGTCGTGCTGCTGCCCCAGGGCGATTTCGCGCGATTCCTGCGGGCGGACAACGAGGATCGGGAGAAGCTGCTCGAAAAACTCTTCGATACCGAGCGTTTCGGTACGGCCGAGCAGTGGCTCGCGGACAAGCGCCGCGCCTCGGCCGCCGACCTGGAGAAGCGCCGGCAGGGCATCGAGCGGTTGATCGCCCAGATCCGGGGCGCCGCCGGACTGAGCGTCACCGAATCCGTCGGGCTGCTGGAATCGGTCGGCTGGTCGCAGGATCTGCTGGCCACCGCCCGCGCCGATCTGGCCGCCGCGACCGCGGAAACCGAACGCTGCCAAGAAGAATCGACGCGGGTAGGCAAGCGCGCGGAGGAACAGCGCAGGCTGCACGAATTGCGCCGCCGGATGACCACGGCGCGCGCACAACTCGACGACTACGCGGCGCGAACCGATCACCGCGCGGGTTTGCAGGCTGAGCTGGCGGCGGCCCGGCGTGCGCAGCCGGTGGCCGATGCCATCGATGAGGCGCGCTCGGCGGTGATGACGAGCCGACGGCGCGACGGTGAGAAGCGCGATGCCGCAGCGCGATTGGTCGCCGCTCTGGTCGAGCCGGCCGCCAAGGAGGTCGGCGGCGGCGAATTGCTCAGCGCCGCGATGACCGATGAGCCGTTCGATACCGGTGCGGCAGCGGATTCCGGCCTCGGGAACCGAGCTCCCGATCTTCGGCCCGACGCTGACGTCGACGCCGCGATCAGGCACTGGAGCACCCAGATCGGTGCGCTCGAGGAGATCAGCGCCGACGCGTCCACCGCGACCGAGCTCACCACGGAATTGACCGGCCTGCGTGAGGAAGACACCGCTCTGGGCGGTCGCGTCGGCAAGCTCACGCGCCTGCGCGAGCAGCTTCCCGCCTCGATCACCACCATCGAAGCTCGCCTTCGCGAAGCCACCGAAGCCGTCGCCCTGCTGCCCGCGCTGACCGCCGACTGCGAACGGCTGCAGACCGCCGCCACGGCGGCCGTCGAACTGGCCGGTCACCGTCAGACTTTGGATCGCGCCCGCATCGATTTCGAAACCGCCCGCGCCGCCCACAACGATGCCAAGGAACGGGTTCTCGACCTGCGTGAGCGCCGTTTGGCCGGCATGGCCGCCGAACTCGCCGGGCAGCTGAGCGAGGGCCTGCCCTGTGCGGTCTGCGGTTCCGCCGACCACCCGGCCCCCGCCCAGCCGACCTCGGACGCGGTCTCCAAGGAGGCCGAGGAGGCAGCGGAAGCGGCCGCCCGCACTGCCGAGGAAAACCGCGACCAGGTGCTGGCCCGCATCACCGAACTGGAACGCGACATCGAGGGCCTGATCGCCCGCGGCGGTGACACCGACCGCGTGGAGCTCGCCGCCGCGCTGCGCGCCGCCACCGACCGCTACGAGGACGCCTCCGAATCCGCCACGCTGGCAGAGGGTTTGACTGCCGAGCTGGCTCGGCTGCGCGCCGACGAATCGCGCCTGCACGACGAACTCCGCGCGACCGAGAGCCGTCGCAGCACCGTCACCACCCAGATCGGCGCGATCGCGGCGCGCCTCGCCGAACTCACCGACCGGCTGCGCGCCGCCGCGGGCACCGACGGAACCATCGACCGCCGCCGCGCCCGCCTGAACACCCTGATCACCCTCGCCACCACATTCCGCGACGCCCGCGCCCAGGCCGCCTCGGCACGCCAGGCCGTCACCACCATCGCCACCCGCGTCGAAACACTGGCCCGCGCAGCCGGTTTCACTCTGGACCCGGACATCGCGCGGTCGATCGGTGCCGCTGAGGCGGAGGCGGCGACCGGGACCGAGGCGGCGACCGGGACCGACGCCACCACCGGGGCTGACGCCGCGACCGGGACCGACGCCACCACCGGGACCGACGCCGCGACCGGGACCGACGCCACCACCGGGACCGACGCCACCACCGGGACTGACGCCACCACCGGGACCGACGCCACCACCAGGACTGACGCCACAACCGGGACCGGCGGCACCACCAGGACTGACGCCACAACCGATTACAACGCCGCGCCCATGCGCGACGTAGTCCGGGTCGACGGACCGCCGCGCGATGACGTCGCGCTGCTCACCGCCTATGCCAAGGTCGTTACCGCCGCCTCACGAACCATCCAGCGCCAGAACGATATCGAAGCGGAACTGGTAGCGGCCGACCGCGCCCGCGCGCACGCGGATGCCGTGCTGGCCGAACCCGAGGTACAAGCCGCGGCATCCGCCGAACCCGGTGATCTGGCCGAATTGGAGAACGCTGTGGCGGCGGCGCGGTCCGCGCTGAACGCCGCCGTCGCGGCCCATTCCGATGCCGCTCGCCGGGTCAAACTGCTCGAGGAACTCGGTACTCAGCTCTGGACCGAGGTGGACCGCATCGCTCCGCTCCAGCGAGCCCACGACGAACTCGCGGGTCTCGCTGAAGTCGTGGCGGGTCGTGGTGAGAACAACCGCCGAATGTCGCTGCGCTCCTATGTTCTCGCGGCCCGCTTGGAGGAGGTCGCGTTGGCGGGCTCGGTCCGGCTCCGCCGTATGTCCATGGGCCGCTACGAATTCGTGCACACCGACAAAGCGGGTCCCCGGGGCCGCCGCGGCGGGCTCGGTCTGGACATCCGCGACGACTACACCGGCGCCATCCGTCCCGCCAAAACCCTTTCCGGCGGCGAAACGTTCATGGCCTCATTGTCTTTGGCGCTCGGCCTGGCCGACACCGTGGCCGCGGAATCCGGCGGCATAGTCCTGGACACCCTCTTCATCGACGAGGGCTTCGGCGGCCTCGACGCCGACACCCTCGATGCCGTCATGGGCGTCCTGGACGAACTCCGCTCCAACGGCCGGGTGGTAGGCGTCGTCAGCCATGTGGACGAAATGCGTCAGCGCATTCCCAGCCGTCTCCATGTCCGCCGCACGCCCACCGGATCCCATCTGCACACCATCGTGGCCTGA
- a CDS encoding methylated-DNA--[protein]-cysteine S-methyltransferase: protein MTTADFTVIDTPIGPFTAVAAADGAVLASGWTADAENLRLLIHPLLRPAELRRRDSLGAISQAVIDYHAGDLTAIDPIPVRQRSGEFLLHAWEVLRKIPAGEPVTYTEYAALSGRPAATRAAANACARNAAALFVPCHRVFRIGGALGGFRWGLEAKRWLLDHEA from the coding sequence ATGACCACCGCCGACTTCACCGTCATCGACACCCCCATCGGCCCGTTCACCGCCGTCGCGGCCGCCGACGGCGCGGTCTTGGCTTCCGGCTGGACCGCCGACGCCGAGAACCTCCGGCTCTTGATCCACCCGCTGCTGCGACCGGCCGAACTGCGCCGGCGTGATTCCCTCGGCGCGATCAGCCAAGCTGTAATCGACTACCACGCAGGCGATCTCACTGCCATCGACCCCATCCCGGTCCGGCAGCGATCCGGCGAATTCCTGCTGCACGCCTGGGAAGTCCTCCGCAAGATCCCCGCGGGCGAACCGGTCACCTACACCGAATACGCCGCCCTCTCCGGCCGTCCCGCCGCCACCCGGGCTGCCGCCAACGCCTGCGCCCGCAACGCCGCGGCGCTGTTCGTCCCCTGTCACCGCGTCTTCCGCATCGGCGGGGCCCTCGGCGGATTCCGCTGGGGTCTGGAAGCCAAGCGCTGGCTCCTCGATCACGAGGCCTGA
- a CDS encoding exonuclease SbcCD subunit D → MRMLHTSDWHIGRTFHGVDLLADQARSLTAVAELVAAESVDVVVLPGDVYDRSIPSADAIAVCIRGFEAIRAAGAQIVATSGNHDSPARLGAGASFAAAGGLHLRTTVAEADRPVLLADAHGEVAFYGIPYLEPEITRAELGVPQARSHAEILAAAMRRIRADIAARGAARTVVLAHAFVVGGEATGSERSISVGGVETVPLSAFDGIDYVALGHLHSPQTLSESVRYSGSPLPYSFAENSHRKAVWLVDLDADGLRTVERRDLPVVRGLSRLTGTLDELLSAETHAAAVEHYVSATLTDHARPVDALRKLRARFPHAVHVEWSRPEGNPELRYRERVHGRRDTEVAHSFLTDVRGAPSEEEMSWLERALAAAVAEPERVTVTGADHVHLGELSA, encoded by the coding sequence ATGCGGATGCTGCACACCTCGGACTGGCACATCGGGCGTACCTTCCACGGTGTCGATCTGCTTGCCGATCAAGCACGTTCGCTCACCGCCGTCGCGGAGTTGGTGGCGGCGGAGTCGGTGGACGTCGTGGTGCTGCCCGGAGACGTGTACGACCGATCGATCCCGAGCGCCGACGCCATCGCCGTGTGTATCCGTGGTTTCGAGGCCATCCGCGCCGCCGGCGCCCAGATCGTCGCCACCTCCGGCAATCACGATTCGCCCGCCCGGCTCGGTGCGGGCGCCAGTTTCGCCGCGGCGGGCGGGCTGCACCTGCGCACCACCGTCGCCGAGGCCGACCGGCCGGTACTGCTCGCCGACGCGCACGGAGAGGTCGCCTTTTACGGCATTCCCTATCTCGAGCCGGAGATCACCCGCGCCGAACTCGGCGTGCCGCAGGCACGTTCGCATGCCGAGATTCTGGCCGCCGCGATGCGCCGGATCCGGGCCGACATCGCCGCGCGGGGCGCCGCGCGCACCGTGGTACTCGCGCACGCCTTCGTGGTCGGCGGCGAGGCCACGGGCTCGGAGCGGTCCATTTCCGTCGGCGGTGTGGAGACGGTGCCGTTGTCGGCCTTCGACGGCATCGACTATGTGGCGCTCGGCCATCTGCACTCGCCGCAGACGCTGTCGGAGTCGGTGCGGTATTCCGGCTCACCGCTGCCGTATTCGTTCGCGGAGAATTCGCATCGCAAGGCGGTCTGGCTCGTCGACCTCGACGCCGACGGGCTGCGCACCGTCGAGCGCCGCGATCTTCCGGTGGTGCGCGGATTGAGCAGGCTCACCGGCACGCTCGACGAGTTGCTGTCCGCCGAAACCCATGCCGCGGCCGTCGAGCACTACGTGTCCGCCACGCTGACCGACCATGCCCGCCCCGTCGACGCGCTGCGCAAACTGCGTGCCCGTTTCCCGCACGCCGTGCACGTGGAATGGTCGCGCCCGGAAGGCAATCCGGAACTGCGCTACCGTGAGCGGGTGCACGGCCGCCGCGACACCGAAGTAGCGCACAGCTTCCTCACCGACGTCCGAGGTGCGCCGAGCGAGGAAGAGATGTCGTGGCTGGAGCGGGCTCTGGCCGCGGCGGTCGCCGAGCCGGAGCGCGTGACAGTCACCGGCGCGGACCACGTCCACCTCGGCGAACTGTCGGCATGA